In a genomic window of Candidatus Bathyarchaeota archaeon:
- a CDS encoding oligosaccharide flippase family protein produces the protein MKNNIRVQYSGFIIFSSQIFSIATGLIFTLLLTRNMSESQFGIWTNIFDYTSYFAMFSGVIPFWATRFIAREKEGTVKTSTLSQLTIAIVSTIIYLPAIILISDAIHTQVYLPIYLIAGIYIFNIYMIGIFEGTLRSIRPQVIGFGLLIEEAAKVAIAAVLIIGFNELFLGAILGLVLSGCIQVLYYLWLLRKEMREKINWGYLKEWLKGSAAIAYNIIGGQLVTFTMVMLFVYAGSNTRAYYQAAFTFTTVIGFSASLAFALYPKLLSKSCPDNQIRTSLRTVLMLAIPLSALVITMATSFLTILQADYAVAWPVAVALTFDTLIVLLYTFYTQCLMGTEGFDATGKISLRELLKSRIFKVFSVPYIQAAIALPIAYYVLTNFAVAGTVEAVVDVVLILMAVHLSTFIGLYGFMRKSARLPLDLKSIAKYSLAATAMGLILLAIPATTTLIFTILKAVAGLGIYFAILLAIDKEARKLLNLIIFEIRGSIKQLTSKNNGFKEENKALATQN, from the coding sequence TTGAAGAACAACATACGAGTCCAGTACTCAGGCTTCATCATCTTTAGCTCCCAAATCTTTAGCATAGCCACTGGACTCATCTTCACACTGTTGCTTACTCGAAACATGAGTGAATCCCAATTTGGGATTTGGACCAACATTTTTGATTACACCAGCTACTTTGCCATGTTCAGCGGTGTCATACCGTTTTGGGCAACCCGCTTCATAGCACGCGAAAAAGAAGGCACAGTCAAAACCAGTACCCTCTCACAGCTAACAATAGCAATAGTTTCCACAATAATCTATTTACCAGCCATCATACTGATTTCGGATGCCATCCACACCCAGGTATATTTGCCCATTTACCTAATCGCAGGCATCTACATCTTCAACATCTACATGATTGGCATCTTTGAGGGCACGCTACGTTCAATTCGCCCACAAGTAATCGGATTTGGCTTACTAATTGAAGAAGCCGCCAAAGTTGCAATTGCCGCTGTGTTAATTATCGGATTTAATGAACTGTTCTTGGGCGCCATTTTAGGACTGGTGCTCTCAGGATGCATCCAAGTACTCTACTATCTTTGGCTGCTTCGAAAGGAAATGCGTGAAAAAATCAACTGGGGCTACCTCAAGGAATGGCTAAAGGGTTCAGCAGCCATCGCCTACAACATCATCGGCGGTCAACTGGTAACGTTCACGATGGTTATGCTCTTTGTGTATGCAGGTTCAAACACCCGAGCCTACTATCAAGCCGCCTTCACCTTCACCACCGTCATCGGCTTCTCAGCATCGCTAGCCTTTGCCCTATACCCCAAACTCTTATCGAAAAGCTGCCCCGACAACCAAATCCGCACGTCGCTACGCACAGTTCTGATGCTGGCAATTCCGCTCTCCGCATTAGTGATAACTATGGCTACCTCGTTCCTCACCATCCTACAAGCTGACTACGCCGTCGCTTGGCCCGTTGCGGTAGCTTTAACGTTTGACACTTTGATTGTGCTATTATACACATTCTACACGCAGTGCTTGATGGGCACAGAAGGTTTTGATGCCACAGGAAAAATCTCGCTTCGTGAATTGCTAAAGAGCCGTATCTTTAAGGTCTTTTCTGTGCCCTACATCCAAGCCGCCATCGCCCTGCCCATAGCCTATTATGTGCTCACCAACTTTGCGGTTGCAGGCACCGTTGAGGCAGTAGTGGATGTGGTGCTGATTTTGATGGCTGTCCACTTATCCACGTTCATAGGGCTCTACGGGTTTATGCGTAAATCTGCCCGCTTACCGCTGGATTTGAAGAGCATAGCCAAATATTCCCTAGCCGCCACAGCCATGGGTCTCATACTATTAGCTATCCCAGCCACCACGACGCTGATATTCACTATTCTAAAAGCAGTCGCAGGCTTAGGCATCTACTTCGCGATTCTGTTAGCCATCGATAAAGAGGCACGAAAACTCCTCAATTTAATCATATTTGAAATTCGAGGCAGCATCAAACAGTTAACGTCTAAAAACAACGGATTCAAAGAAGAAAACAAAGCCTTAGCAACTCAAAATTAA
- a CDS encoding peptidylprolyl isomerase: MVDQKTNPTDPYSNGVKVLLHTSMGDITLQLRNDMPITTGNFTNLSKNGTFNGTIFHRVIRDFMIQGGDPTGTGYGDPSIPDIKDEFTKKNFNDRGTIAMANAGPNTGSSQFFINLVDNNYLDSKHPQFGKVISGMEVVDAIAKVKTNRMDKPLQDVVIINASIVP; this comes from the coding sequence ATGGTAGACCAAAAAACAAACCCAACAGACCCCTACAGTAACGGAGTCAAAGTTCTACTTCACACCAGCATGGGCGACATAACGTTGCAACTCCGCAACGACATGCCCATAACCACTGGCAACTTCACCAACCTCTCCAAAAACGGCACCTTCAACGGCACAATCTTTCACCGTGTCATCCGCGACTTTATGATTCAAGGCGGAGACCCCACAGGAACAGGATATGGCGACCCCTCAATCCCCGACATCAAAGATGAATTCACCAAGAAAAACTTCAACGATCGCGGAACCATCGCTATGGCAAACGCTGGTCCAAACACTGGAAGCAGCCAATTCTTCATAAACCTCGTCGACAACAACTACTTAGATAGCAAGCATCCGCAGTTCGGAAAAGTCATCTCTGGCATGGAAGTTGTTGATGCCATCGCCAAAGTAAAAACCAACCGCATGGATAAGCCGCTTCAAGACGTTGTTATAATCAACGCTTCGATAGTCCCGTAA
- a CDS encoding N-acyl homoserine lactonase family protein: MRLFILDNGWLEGDSNWIVAMSTVGTLENKTPPIKWISIPVYCVLIDGPEGKILYDTGCPPDAMRGYWPPNLTSIFPYYYHDNQLLAKQLTLTGTATEEIKTVILSHLHLDHAGNTHLFKNAEFYVHKKDFDYAKQLVASSPNPENYGAYVKADLNLPLDKLHLIDDDYKLTNRVELISLPGHTPGILGLMVYLKEEGTLIFPADALYTQENYGPPTKMSGIVYDSVSFRASIEKIRALQQKYDAKIMFSHDMPFFKTLKLAPRYYQ, encoded by the coding sequence TTGAGGCTCTTTATTTTAGACAACGGCTGGCTTGAAGGGGACTCTAACTGGATAGTAGCAATGTCAACTGTTGGTACACTCGAAAACAAGACGCCGCCTATAAAATGGATCAGCATACCCGTATACTGTGTCCTAATCGACGGGCCGGAAGGGAAAATCCTCTACGACACCGGTTGCCCCCCAGACGCAATGAGGGGGTATTGGCCGCCTAACTTAACCTCGATTTTTCCATACTACTATCATGATAATCAGCTCTTAGCTAAACAACTAACCTTAACCGGCACCGCTACTGAAGAAATCAAAACTGTGATTCTCTCACATCTACATCTCGACCATGCCGGGAACACCCACTTGTTTAAGAACGCCGAGTTCTATGTGCACAAAAAAGATTTTGACTACGCAAAGCAACTGGTGGCTTCAAGCCCTAACCCAGAGAATTATGGAGCATACGTTAAGGCCGACCTTAACCTTCCCCTAGATAAACTCCACTTAATAGATGACGATTACAAGCTCACTAACCGCGTCGAGCTTATTTCACTACCCGGCCACACCCCTGGCATTCTAGGCTTAATGGTGTATCTCAAAGAGGAGGGCACACTGATTTTTCCAGCGGATGCTCTCTACACCCAAGAAAACTATGGTCCCCCAACAAAAATGTCAGGAATAGTTTACGACTCTGTATCCTTCAGAGCCTCAATAGAAAAAATAAGAGCCCTACAGCAAAAGTACGATGCAAAAATCATGTTTTCCCATGATATGCCCTTCTTTAAGACGCTGAAACTGGCACCAAGATATTATCAGTAA
- a CDS encoding adenylate kinase, translated as MNAIIFGAPGAGKGTYSTRLQSQLGVDIIAMGDIFRESVKQDTELGKKVKSYVEKGALVPDDVVVEVLKDRLSKIPKGKGFLLDGFPRTVAQADTLEKIAKIDVILQLDVPDQIIVERLTSRRLCKNCGTVYNIKFLKPKVEGKCDKCGGELYLRADDNEEVIRNRLNVYKNQTEPLVAYYKKKKIPFVVSVTRSLDSPPEPMVAKMLEELKKLGFS; from the coding sequence GTGAATGCAATTATCTTTGGGGCGCCAGGCGCAGGAAAAGGCACCTACTCCACAAGGCTCCAATCGCAACTCGGCGTAGACATAATCGCCATGGGCGACATTTTCCGTGAATCCGTAAAACAAGACACTGAACTAGGCAAAAAAGTCAAAAGCTACGTTGAAAAGGGCGCATTAGTCCCCGACGACGTGGTTGTTGAGGTCCTCAAAGACCGCCTAAGCAAGATCCCCAAAGGAAAGGGATTTCTACTCGACGGTTTCCCACGCACCGTAGCCCAAGCCGACACACTAGAGAAAATCGCCAAAATCGACGTCATCTTGCAGCTAGACGTCCCCGACCAAATCATAGTTGAACGCTTAACATCACGCAGACTCTGCAAGAACTGCGGCACAGTCTACAACATTAAATTCCTCAAACCCAAAGTTGAAGGCAAATGCGACAAATGCGGCGGAGAACTCTACTTGCGTGCAGACGATAACGAAGAAGTCATCAGAAACCGCCTAAACGTCTACAAGAACCAGACTGAACCATTGGTTGCGTACTACAAGAAAAAGAAGATTCCCTTCGTCGTGTCCGTGACACGCTCACTTGACTCGCCGCCAGAGCCAATGGTTGCCAAGATGCTTGAAGAACTCAAAAAACTGGGCTTCAGCTAA
- a CDS encoding zinc-ribbon domain-containing protein, whose product MSEAEIILRQESGVKDHESKSPPTMGLKAGAFAELGTLILTNKRLVYISKGGAAHALAWGIGGVFAAQAIKTNVSKAQIDELSTQKGSYYTSLENITLVEAGKKMGESYIHVDSIGSNKPVHAYVVGGGNSNQEWAAAINQAKANLQSTPTAQTENFVLIETQKVIPQSACQKCGAANSGNSKFCTSCGTPLNQTQAETPRVLPPPPPPPPTQTPLCPNCRSPIRYIQQYQRWYCDNEQRYI is encoded by the coding sequence TTGTCAGAAGCCGAGATTATATTAAGACAAGAATCAGGCGTAAAGGACCATGAATCCAAGTCGCCGCCAACCATGGGGCTAAAAGCAGGAGCATTTGCCGAGTTAGGAACTTTAATACTAACCAACAAAAGACTGGTATACATCTCAAAAGGAGGCGCTGCACATGCACTCGCGTGGGGAATCGGCGGAGTATTCGCAGCTCAAGCAATAAAAACCAATGTTTCCAAAGCGCAGATAGATGAACTTTCAACCCAGAAAGGCAGCTACTATACGTCCCTTGAGAACATAACCCTTGTAGAAGCTGGAAAGAAAATGGGTGAATCCTACATCCATGTCGACAGCATCGGCAGCAACAAACCGGTCCACGCTTATGTTGTAGGCGGCGGCAATAGCAATCAAGAGTGGGCAGCAGCCATTAACCAAGCAAAAGCCAACCTTCAATCTACACCTACAGCGCAAACGGAAAATTTTGTGCTCATAGAAACCCAAAAGGTGATTCCTCAGAGCGCCTGCCAGAAATGCGGCGCAGCTAATAGCGGCAACTCAAAATTCTGCACATCATGCGGAACACCACTTAACCAAACTCAAGCCGAGACGCCACGGGTTCTTCCTCCGCCACCACCCCCACCGCCAACTCAAACGCCACTTTGCCCCAACTGCAGAAGCCCAATTCGCTATATTCAGCAGTATCAACGCTGGTACTGCGATAACGAGCAAAGGTACATTTAG
- the proS gene encoding proline--tRNA ligase codes for MSDTGVTVKKNVDFSEWYVEVVLKAELADYAPVKGCMIIRPDAYAVWEKIQEVVNQKIKATGHRNAYFPMFIPEAFLKQEAEHFAGFTPEVAWITQGGDTPLDEKLAVRPTSETIMYSMYAKWIRSWRDLPLKINQWCNIVRWETKATKLFLRTREFLWQEGHTAHATAEDAEAEVRWALNMYKDVVENYLAIPVMLGTKSESEKFAGALYTTAIESIMPDGKALQMGTSHNLGQHFAKVFNVKYIGEDKTDHYVWQTSWGITTRLIGAMIMVHGDDKGLIMPPKVAPIQVVIVPIPFKGLEAEAIAAKTKQVQADLQTKGLSVILDDRGEYTPGWKFNQWELKGVPLRIEIGPRDIKNGQCVMVRRDNGQKTFVKDADILATAEKLLQEIQDSMLAKAKAILADKTTAVQSYEEFKQVLEAKGGFLKAAWCGDPACEAKVKDETGATIRVIPFQREEPTTPCIICGQKAKDTAYFARSY; via the coding sequence ATGTCTGATACTGGTGTAACCGTCAAAAAAAACGTTGACTTCAGCGAATGGTACGTTGAAGTCGTCCTCAAAGCCGAATTAGCCGATTACGCACCCGTCAAAGGCTGCATGATTATCCGCCCCGACGCCTACGCTGTCTGGGAAAAAATCCAAGAAGTTGTTAACCAAAAAATCAAAGCCACTGGACACAGAAACGCCTATTTTCCCATGTTCATCCCTGAAGCCTTCCTCAAACAGGAAGCAGAACACTTTGCAGGCTTCACACCTGAAGTTGCATGGATTACCCAAGGCGGCGACACACCCCTTGATGAAAAACTCGCAGTCCGCCCAACCAGCGAAACCATCATGTACTCCATGTACGCCAAATGGATACGCAGTTGGCGGGACTTGCCGCTTAAAATTAACCAATGGTGCAACATCGTAAGATGGGAAACCAAAGCCACTAAACTCTTTCTGCGCACACGCGAGTTCCTCTGGCAAGAAGGCCACACAGCCCACGCCACCGCCGAAGACGCAGAAGCCGAAGTCCGCTGGGCACTAAACATGTACAAAGACGTCGTCGAGAATTACTTGGCAATCCCAGTTATGCTTGGCACTAAAAGTGAAAGCGAAAAGTTCGCTGGCGCGCTCTACACCACTGCCATCGAATCCATAATGCCCGATGGTAAAGCACTGCAAATGGGCACCAGCCACAACTTAGGTCAGCACTTCGCCAAAGTCTTCAACGTCAAATACATCGGCGAAGACAAAACTGACCACTACGTGTGGCAAACCAGCTGGGGCATCACCACCCGACTCATCGGCGCCATGATCATGGTACACGGCGACGACAAAGGCCTCATAATGCCCCCCAAAGTTGCGCCAATCCAAGTTGTCATTGTCCCAATTCCCTTCAAAGGTTTAGAAGCAGAAGCCATCGCCGCTAAAACCAAACAGGTCCAAGCCGACCTCCAAACCAAAGGATTAAGCGTTATTCTCGATGACCGAGGAGAATACACTCCAGGCTGGAAATTCAACCAGTGGGAACTCAAAGGCGTTCCGCTCCGCATAGAAATCGGACCCCGAGACATCAAAAACGGCCAATGCGTCATGGTACGCCGCGACAATGGACAGAAAACCTTCGTTAAAGACGCCGACATACTCGCAACGGCAGAGAAGCTGCTTCAAGAAATCCAAGACAGCATGCTCGCCAAAGCCAAAGCCATCCTTGCTGACAAGACCACTGCCGTGCAGAGTTACGAGGAGTTTAAGCAAGTACTCGAAGCCAAAGGCGGGTTCCTCAAAGCAGCATGGTGCGGTGACCCAGCATGCGAAGCCAAAGTTAAAGATGAAACAGGCGCCACCATCCGCGTCATCCCCTTCCAAAGAGAAGAGCCCACCACGCCCTGCATCATCTGCGGACAGAAAGCCAAAGACACAGCCTATTTTGCGCGGTCCTACTAA
- a CDS encoding RtcB family protein: MWQIPKYKHAMQVPGMIFANQDLLEKMQTDRTLWQCSNVAQLPGIYKHAITLPDGHEGYGFPIGGVAATDYETGVISPGGVGYDINCGVRLLSTNLSEGDVRPKLSPLTEAIFRNVPSGLGSRRKDFTISTRDQETLAVEGVQWLIDRGLGWAEDAKHCEENGHMPNANPDKVSNTAKSRGISQIGTLGSGNHFLEVQKVDKIFNEKTAKTFGITHEGQVTVMIHCGSRGYGHQVCSDYLHVMERAVQKYKINLPDRELACAPGGSPEAKDYAQAMACAVNYAFCNRQAIMHWVRQSFQQVYGQDAEKFGLKLVYDVAHNIAKAETHNIDGVSRKVWVHRKGATRAFPAGHPDVPADYRSEGQPVLIPGSMGTSSWVLVGSQKAMDLTFGSTAHGAGRMMSRSAAKRQYWGSDVKTGLEKRGIAVRAASASVLAEEADPAYKNVDMVAEVSDKVGIATKVARLVPIAVVKG, from the coding sequence ATGTGGCAAATTCCCAAATACAAACATGCAATGCAAGTCCCCGGCATGATATTTGCCAACCAAGACCTGCTAGAAAAGATGCAGACCGACCGCACCCTTTGGCAGTGCAGCAACGTAGCGCAGCTTCCCGGCATCTACAAACACGCCATCACCCTACCCGACGGACATGAGGGCTATGGGTTCCCTATCGGCGGCGTAGCTGCAACCGACTACGAGACAGGCGTGATTAGCCCCGGCGGAGTCGGATACGACATCAACTGTGGTGTGCGCCTTCTTTCAACCAACCTCTCAGAGGGAGATGTAAGACCTAAACTGTCGCCGCTAACAGAAGCGATATTTCGCAATGTGCCTTCAGGGTTGGGTAGCCGCAGAAAAGACTTCACCATTTCTACCCGCGACCAAGAGACCCTCGCGGTCGAAGGTGTGCAGTGGCTCATCGACAGGGGATTAGGCTGGGCAGAGGATGCTAAGCACTGTGAAGAAAACGGGCACATGCCAAACGCAAACCCTGACAAAGTCTCCAACACCGCCAAAAGCCGCGGAATCAGCCAAATCGGCACCTTAGGCAGCGGCAACCACTTCCTCGAAGTGCAGAAAGTGGACAAAATCTTTAACGAGAAAACCGCCAAAACCTTCGGCATCACCCATGAAGGACAAGTAACCGTTATGATTCACTGCGGCAGCCGCGGTTATGGCCACCAAGTCTGCAGCGACTACCTCCACGTAATGGAGCGGGCAGTCCAAAAATACAAAATAAACTTACCTGACCGCGAATTAGCATGCGCCCCCGGTGGCAGCCCAGAAGCCAAAGACTACGCCCAAGCCATGGCATGCGCAGTCAACTACGCCTTCTGCAACCGCCAAGCCATCATGCATTGGGTACGCCAAAGCTTCCAACAAGTCTATGGGCAGGATGCTGAGAAATTTGGGCTCAAACTCGTCTACGATGTGGCACATAACATAGCTAAAGCGGAAACCCACAACATCGATGGTGTTTCACGCAAGGTCTGGGTGCACCGTAAAGGAGCCACACGTGCCTTTCCAGCGGGTCACCCCGATGTGCCGGCCGATTACCGCAGCGAAGGGCAACCCGTCCTTATCCCGGGCAGCATGGGCACCAGCAGTTGGGTGCTTGTGGGTTCGCAGAAAGCCATGGACCTCACCTTTGGCTCCACAGCGCATGGTGCAGGCAGAATGATGAGTCGCTCAGCAGCCAAACGCCAATACTGGGGCAGCGACGTCAAAACTGGTCTTGAGAAACGCGGCATCGCCGTTAGGGCAGCTAGCGCTTCGGTGCTGGCTGAAGAAGCTGACCCCGCATACAAGAATGTCGACATGGTTGCTGAAGTCAGTGATAAAGTGGGTATAGCCACTAAAGTGGCGCGGCTTGTGCCCATAGCAGTTGTAAAAGGCTAA
- a CDS encoding archease, protein MSKAEKFAGKFEFLEHTADVYVRAFGTSMEEAYENAALSMFETMTKSDKIAQTTEEEIEVEAEDQYALLYNWLEALLVKFETEGMLYSKFKIFDWQETTESFKIKAKIWGEKFNPKRHPQKVGVKAITYHLMVIIREPERVVLEFILDI, encoded by the coding sequence ATGAGTAAAGCTGAAAAATTCGCTGGAAAATTCGAGTTCCTCGAGCACACCGCAGACGTGTATGTTAGAGCCTTTGGCACCTCCATGGAGGAAGCCTACGAAAACGCGGCACTATCCATGTTTGAAACGATGACTAAAAGCGACAAAATCGCCCAAACAACCGAAGAAGAAATCGAAGTCGAAGCTGAAGACCAATACGCTCTACTCTATAATTGGCTGGAGGCATTGCTGGTCAAATTCGAAACCGAGGGGATGCTTTACTCGAAATTCAAAATTTTTGATTGGCAAGAAACCACTGAATCGTTTAAGATAAAAGCGAAGATATGGGGAGAAAAGTTTAACCCTAAAAGGCACCCGCAGAAAGTCGGCGTCAAAGCCATAACCTACCATCTTATGGTGATTATCCGTGAGCCGGAACGGGTGGTTTTAGAGTTCATCCTCGATATTTAG
- a CDS encoding MBL fold metallo-hydrolase: MHAKQVGKNVFAVDLQTGGYPNLICSYIVMGNKPFLVESGPTNSIPNLLLGLKELKIQPQDIEYVAVTHVHLDHGGGAGTLLKHLPNAKVLVHPRGAPHLIDPERLWPSSQSVLGYVSEIFGKPEPVPKDLVVPVTEDIINLGGDVKITITETVGHASHHLSFQESVNGGVFPGDAAGTYIPEFDVVVPTTPPPFRLESALATLDKLISLNPTALYYTHFGRATDAIKRLQTYKQQLQLWADIAEDGVAKNQSFEVIRDRIVAEDKVMNRIAEFVKSHPVYSKTMLDNCVLGFVEYTKSKVVRDPSYKL; this comes from the coding sequence ATGCATGCTAAGCAAGTGGGAAAAAACGTTTTTGCGGTTGATTTACAGACAGGCGGATACCCAAACCTCATCTGCAGCTACATCGTCATGGGCAACAAACCGTTTCTGGTTGAGTCAGGACCCACCAACTCCATCCCCAACCTCCTCTTGGGGCTAAAGGAACTCAAAATCCAACCACAGGACATCGAGTATGTGGCAGTGACGCATGTTCACCTTGACCACGGCGGCGGCGCAGGCACACTCCTCAAGCATCTGCCAAACGCCAAAGTCCTTGTTCACCCACGAGGCGCGCCACACCTAATTGACCCTGAACGTCTCTGGCCCTCCAGCCAATCCGTGCTGGGCTATGTGAGCGAAATCTTTGGAAAACCCGAACCCGTACCCAAAGACCTCGTAGTACCCGTCACCGAAGACATCATCAACCTCGGCGGCGACGTGAAAATAACCATAACTGAAACCGTAGGTCACGCATCGCATCATTTGAGCTTCCAGGAATCCGTCAACGGCGGCGTGTTCCCAGGCGACGCTGCGGGCACCTATATCCCAGAATTCGACGTCGTAGTCCCAACAACGCCTCCACCCTTTCGATTAGAATCCGCATTGGCGACGCTTGATAAACTCATCAGCCTAAACCCCACAGCGCTGTACTATACGCATTTTGGCAGAGCAACCGACGCCATCAAGCGTTTGCAGACCTACAAGCAGCAACTCCAACTCTGGGCAGACATTGCTGAGGACGGCGTAGCTAAAAACCAAAGCTTTGAAGTCATCCGTGACCGCATAGTCGCCGAAGACAAAGTCATGAATCGAATTGCCGAGTTTGTGAAGTCTCACCCGGTGTACTCTAAAACTATGCTGGATAATTGTGTGCTCGGCTTTGTGGAGTACACGAAATCTAAGGTAGTTAGAGACCCCTCATATAAACTATAA
- a CDS encoding PHD finger domain-containing protein, with amino-acid sequence MKDECGICGRVMRTTYMRQCQRCKKMFCRDCMTPDVATGDPNAMLCLHCARRIVAPRTVSKYAGLESHLKFRAAFTDSVKLTFARIDGLIGSNLPMNAYRDPAWWSNTSQSAHAKAWLEAGWEMQEVNLKEGYVVFKKVRNLPRKRSNRKTQEITQPFTPVPVRPLKSKVPSKTKVSKLYARIKNMERQRNMSRQPIRGFKPRSRYQKKLFKPDEKPQ; translated from the coding sequence TTGAAGGATGAATGTGGAATCTGCGGCAGAGTTATGCGGACAACGTACATGCGGCAGTGTCAACGTTGCAAGAAAATGTTTTGCCGCGACTGCATGACCCCCGACGTAGCCACCGGCGACCCCAACGCCATGCTCTGTCTGCATTGCGCCAGACGCATCGTCGCCCCCCGAACCGTATCCAAATACGCTGGGCTTGAGAGTCACCTAAAATTCCGCGCAGCATTCACCGACAGCGTCAAGTTAACGTTTGCCCGCATTGACGGATTAATCGGCAGCAACCTCCCTATGAACGCGTACCGTGACCCCGCATGGTGGAGCAACACCTCCCAAAGCGCCCACGCCAAAGCATGGCTAGAGGCGGGATGGGAGATGCAAGAAGTTAACCTAAAAGAAGGCTACGTGGTTTTCAAAAAAGTCCGCAACCTTCCCCGAAAAAGGTCCAACCGTAAAACCCAAGAAATCACCCAACCCTTCACCCCCGTACCCGTGCGACCCCTAAAATCGAAGGTGCCCTCCAAAACCAAAGTCTCCAAACTCTACGCCCGAATCAAAAACATGGAACGCCAACGCAACATGTCACGGCAGCCCATCCGAGGCTTCAAACCCCGCTCGCGTTATCAGAAAAAACTTTTCAAACCCGACGAAAAACCACAATAG
- a CDS encoding peptidylprolyl isomerase, with protein MAPKKNQRKPPPPKPKARSHGKQKSNRNLHIALGIIIIAVILVGAFVALSILDTPAAVPPTKVLLQTTAGNITIDLRTDKPITSGNFIKLVNAGIYDNTTFYRTVSGFMIQGGLGTGNVATIKDEIGTNNHNVNYTIAMAKTSQANSASSEFFINVGDNSDTTFDKTYTVFGNVISGQDVCDKIANAPATVNPNMPYEEISLPVNPVTIIKASIVP; from the coding sequence ATGGCACCCAAAAAAAATCAGCGCAAACCACCCCCACCAAAGCCAAAGGCACGCTCACATGGCAAGCAAAAATCTAATCGTAACCTCCACATAGCATTAGGGATAATCATTATTGCAGTCATTCTTGTCGGCGCTTTCGTGGCGCTCTCAATTTTGGACACTCCCGCAGCGGTGCCTCCAACCAAGGTGCTGCTTCAAACCACCGCGGGCAACATAACCATTGATTTGCGAACTGACAAGCCCATTACGTCTGGCAACTTTATCAAACTCGTCAACGCAGGCATATACGACAATACAACATTCTATCGCACTGTTTCAGGTTTCATGATTCAAGGCGGACTAGGTACCGGTAACGTCGCCACCATAAAAGACGAAATCGGCACAAACAACCACAATGTCAACTACACCATCGCCATGGCAAAAACCAGTCAGGCTAACAGCGCCAGCAGTGAGTTCTTCATAAACGTCGGCGATAATAGTGACACAACCTTTGATAAAACCTACACAGTCTTCGGCAATGTCATTTCAGGTCAAGACGTATGTGATAAAATCGCAAATGCTCCCGCAACCGTTAATCCCAACATGCCTTACGAAGAAATCAGTCTTCCAGTAAACCCTGTGACAATCATTAAGGCTTCAATCGTACCTTAA